A window of Dickeya zeae NCPPB 2538 contains these coding sequences:
- a CDS encoding heavy metal response regulator transcription factor, with product MRILVVEDDGSTGDYLKKGLTEAGYAVDLARNGTDGLFNALEHSYDAIILDVMLPGLNGWQIIEMLRKKSDVPVLFLTARDQLHDRIHGLELGADDYLIKPFSFTELVLRIRTLLRRGVVREADHYAVADLRLDVLRRKATRQEVVIPLTNKEFMLLHLLVRREGEVLSRTLIASQVWDMNFDSDTNVVDVAVKRLRAKIDKPFDIKLIHTVRGIGYVCEPRS from the coding sequence ATGCGTATTCTGGTGGTTGAAGACGATGGCAGTACCGGCGATTACCTGAAAAAAGGACTCACCGAAGCAGGTTATGCCGTTGATCTGGCACGTAACGGTACCGACGGGTTATTTAATGCGCTTGAGCACAGTTATGACGCCATCATTCTGGATGTGATGTTGCCGGGGCTTAACGGTTGGCAAATTATTGAGATGCTGCGTAAAAAAAGCGATGTACCGGTGCTGTTTCTGACGGCGCGCGACCAGTTACACGACCGTATTCACGGGCTGGAACTGGGGGCCGACGACTACCTGATCAAACCGTTTTCGTTTACCGAGCTGGTGTTGCGTATTCGCACGTTGCTGCGCCGGGGTGTGGTACGTGAAGCTGATCACTACGCTGTGGCGGACTTACGCCTCGACGTATTGCGGCGTAAGGCTACCCGGCAAGAGGTGGTGATCCCGCTCACTAATAAAGAGTTTATGCTGCTGCATCTGCTGGTGCGGCGCGAAGGTGAGGTGTTATCGCGTACCTTGATTGCTTCGCAGGTGTGGGACATGAATTTTGATAGTGATACCAACGTGGTGGATGTGGCGGTGAAACGCTTGCGTGCCAAGATAGACAAACCGTTTGATATCAAACTCATCCACACGGTGCGCGGTATTGGCTATGTCTGCGAGCCGCGTTCATGA
- a CDS encoding heavy metal sensor histidine kinase — MNLWLQRWRAISLKTRCSLLFALVAALVVSLAGSYLYSALWQEMYRRSDLQVTGRVDYYRHLLGKNFTLPVLTSNTGLFENMLGSEQDVLLFSLPGQKPLISVNPAHISLPPLTPVVENSPLRVSSVQGGVTADGVPMRAIAAQVRLNDGQLLQIAAAHVMLNEQRMLEHYLWRVVGAVVAAFILIAALGYLVLRRGLSPLWRMAAQASAIAPNTLSTRVSDADAPQEVRQLIRAFNAMLDRLNEGYQRLTQFSADLAHEIRTPIGALMGHCQVALYQPRSVEEYETLLSDNIAELERLSRMVENILFLARASHEQPVLNRVPVDVEAELRRVADYFDMLADERGIELRYEGQATLSVDALLFQRALSNLVANAVRYAHADSPITLSASTSPEGIVIAVTNLGPLLPSEQLERLFDRFYRVDATRSASSDSSGLGLSIVRAIMTLHGGEVIARCDPVNQITGRICFSLIFPAVDRIA, encoded by the coding sequence ATGAACCTCTGGCTTCAGCGCTGGCGCGCTATCTCCCTGAAGACCCGTTGCAGCTTGCTGTTTGCGTTGGTTGCCGCGCTGGTGGTCAGCCTGGCGGGCAGTTACCTGTATAGCGCGCTGTGGCAGGAAATGTACCGACGTAGTGATTTGCAGGTAACCGGGCGCGTCGACTATTACCGCCACCTGTTGGGGAAAAATTTTACGCTGCCGGTGTTGACCAGTAATACCGGACTGTTTGAGAACATGCTGGGGAGTGAGCAGGATGTATTGCTGTTTTCACTACCGGGGCAAAAGCCGCTTATCAGCGTTAATCCGGCGCATATTTCACTGCCGCCATTAACGCCGGTGGTGGAGAACTCACCGTTGCGGGTTTCCAGCGTGCAAGGGGGCGTTACCGCTGATGGTGTGCCGATGCGTGCGATCGCCGCTCAGGTTCGGCTCAACGACGGGCAATTGCTGCAGATTGCCGCCGCCCATGTGATGCTCAATGAGCAACGAATGCTGGAGCATTACCTCTGGCGTGTGGTGGGGGCGGTGGTAGCCGCGTTCATATTGATAGCCGCGTTGGGGTATCTGGTTTTGCGCCGTGGTCTCTCGCCGTTATGGCGTATGGCGGCGCAGGCGTCGGCGATTGCGCCGAACACCTTATCCACCCGTGTCAGCGATGCCGATGCCCCGCAGGAAGTGCGGCAATTGATTCGTGCTTTTAACGCCATGTTGGATCGTCTCAACGAGGGTTATCAGCGATTAACCCAGTTTTCTGCCGACCTGGCGCATGAGATTCGCACGCCGATCGGTGCGCTGATGGGGCATTGTCAGGTCGCGCTGTATCAGCCACGCAGTGTGGAAGAGTATGAAACGCTACTGTCGGACAATATTGCCGAACTGGAGCGCCTGTCGCGGATGGTAGAAAACATCCTGTTTCTGGCCCGCGCCAGCCATGAGCAACCGGTCCTTAACCGGGTGCCGGTTGACGTGGAGGCCGAGCTGCGCCGGGTAGCGGATTACTTTGATATGCTGGCGGATGAGCGTGGTATCGAACTGCGCTATGAAGGTCAGGCGACACTGTCGGTGGATGCGTTATTGTTCCAGCGTGCGCTGAGTAATCTGGTTGCCAACGCGGTACGGTATGCGCATGCAGACAGCCCGATAACGTTGAGTGCGAGCACATCGCCTGAAGGGATTGTGATAGCGGTGACCAACCTCGGCCCCTTATTGCCGTCGGAGCAATTGGAGCGGCTGTTTGACCGATTTTACCGCGTGGATGCGACCCGCAGCGCGAGTAGTGACTCCAGTGGGCTGGGGTTGTCTATCGTTCGGGCCATCATGACCTTGCATGGCGGCGAGGTGATCGCCCGGTGCGATCCTGTTAATCAAATCACCGGGCGGATCTGTTTTAGCCTGATCTTCCCGGCGGTTGATCGCATCGCCTAG
- the thiH gene encoding 2-iminoacetate synthase ThiH — protein sequence MDTHAQPSFEHRWQQLEWHDLTLRINSKTDADVERALYANRLTRDDMMALLSPAASRWLEPLAQRAQQLTRQRFGNTVSFYVPLYLSNLCANDCTYCGFSMSNHLKRKTLNEQEIQRECEAIKALGFDHLLLVTGEHQRKVGMDYFRQMLPLIRPQFSSLMMEVQPLSQEDYAELKTLGLDGVMVYQETYHARTYAHHHLRGHKQDFAWRLATPDRLGRAGIDKIGLGALIGLSDSWRTDCYMVAEHLLYLQQTYWQSRYSVSFPRLRPCAGGIEPASLMDEAQLMQVICAFRLLAPDVELSLSTRESPFFRDHMIPIAINNVSAFSKTQPGGYADDHPELEQFIPHDNRRPQDVADALAQAGLQPVWKDWDGYLGRAAME from the coding sequence ATGGACACTCACGCTCAACCGTCGTTTGAACACCGCTGGCAACAGCTGGAATGGCATGACCTGACCCTGCGCATCAACAGTAAAACCGACGCTGACGTAGAGCGGGCGCTGTACGCTAATCGGCTCACGCGCGACGATATGATGGCGTTGCTGTCGCCTGCTGCCAGTCGCTGGCTGGAACCGCTGGCCCAGCGGGCGCAGCAACTGACGCGCCAGCGTTTTGGCAACACCGTCAGTTTCTATGTGCCGCTGTACCTTTCCAATCTGTGCGCCAACGACTGTACCTATTGTGGTTTCTCCATGAGTAACCACCTCAAACGCAAGACACTCAATGAGCAGGAAATCCAACGCGAATGCGAGGCTATCAAGGCGCTGGGGTTCGACCACCTGCTGCTGGTGACCGGTGAACACCAGCGTAAAGTGGGAATGGATTATTTTCGCCAGATGCTGCCGTTAATTCGCCCGCAATTCAGTTCACTGATGATGGAAGTACAGCCGCTATCGCAGGAAGATTACGCCGAGCTGAAAACCCTCGGGTTGGATGGGGTGATGGTGTATCAGGAAACCTATCACGCCAGAACCTATGCCCACCACCACCTGCGCGGCCATAAGCAAGACTTCGCCTGGCGGCTGGCAACACCAGACAGGCTGGGACGCGCCGGTATCGACAAGATCGGGCTGGGGGCGCTCATTGGGCTGTCGGACAGCTGGCGCACCGACTGCTATATGGTGGCCGAGCACCTGCTGTATTTACAGCAAACCTACTGGCAAAGCCGCTACTCGGTGTCGTTCCCACGCCTGCGCCCTTGTGCGGGCGGCATTGAACCCGCCTCGTTGATGGATGAGGCACAGCTGATGCAGGTTATCTGCGCCTTCCGGCTGCTGGCACCCGATGTGGAACTGTCGCTCTCTACCCGTGAGTCACCGTTCTTCCGCGACCATATGATCCCGATTGCTATCAACAACGTCAGCGCGTTTTCCAAAACCCAACCGGGCGGCTACGCCGACGATCACCCGGAGCTGGAGCAATTCATCCCGCACGACAATCGCCGCCCGCAAGACGTGGCGGATGCGCTGGCGCAGGCTGGGTTACAGCCGGTATGGAAAGACTGGGATGGTTATCTGGGAAGAGCGGCGATGGAGTGA
- a CDS encoding thiazole synthase, whose translation MLKIADTTFTSRLLTGTGKFAGAQLMQDALRASGSQLVTLAMKRVDLKGGSDAILAPLRELGVHLLPNTSGAKTAEEAVFAARLAREALGTHWVKLEIHPDMKYLLPDPVETLKAAEQLVKDGFVVLPYCGADPVLCKRLEDVGCAAVMPLGAPIGSNQGLQTRDFLRIIVEQARVPVVVDAGIGAPSHAAEAIELGADAVLVNTAIAVARDPVQMAHAFRLAVDAGALARQAGLGGRQHLASATSPLTGFLRQTEATE comes from the coding sequence ATGCTGAAGATTGCAGATACAACGTTTACGTCCCGGTTATTAACCGGCACTGGAAAGTTTGCTGGTGCACAACTGATGCAGGATGCGCTGCGCGCCAGCGGCTCGCAACTGGTCACGCTGGCAATGAAACGGGTGGATTTGAAAGGCGGCAGCGATGCCATTCTGGCCCCGCTACGTGAACTGGGCGTGCACCTGCTGCCCAATACCTCGGGAGCCAAAACCGCTGAAGAAGCGGTATTCGCCGCCCGACTGGCGCGTGAAGCGCTGGGCACGCACTGGGTGAAACTGGAAATCCACCCGGACATGAAATACCTGCTGCCGGATCCGGTGGAAACGCTGAAAGCCGCAGAACAACTGGTGAAAGATGGCTTTGTGGTACTGCCCTACTGCGGTGCCGACCCGGTGTTATGCAAGCGTCTGGAAGACGTCGGTTGTGCCGCGGTGATGCCGCTCGGTGCCCCCATCGGCTCTAATCAAGGGCTGCAAACACGCGACTTTCTACGCATTATCGTCGAACAGGCGCGGGTGCCGGTAGTTGTGGATGCTGGCATCGGCGCCCCCAGCCATGCGGCAGAAGCCATCGAACTGGGTGCCGATGCGGTACTGGTTAATACCGCTATCGCCGTGGCACGTGACCCAGTGCAGATGGCACACGCCTTCCGGCTGGCGGTGGACGCCGGGGCGCTCGCCCGTCAGGCCGGTCTGGGCGGCCGCCAGCACCTCGCCAGCGCCACCAGCCCGCTGACCGGTTTTCTGCGCCAGACGGAGGCCACCGAGTAA
- the thiS gene encoding sulfur carrier protein ThiS — protein sequence MKIRLNDEVIELHSELTVAQLLEQLNRLQPGTALAINHTIIPRDAWAHSAVRDGDDILLFQAIAGG from the coding sequence ATGAAGATCCGGCTCAACGATGAGGTTATCGAACTGCACAGCGAGTTGACCGTCGCGCAACTGCTTGAGCAGTTGAACCGATTACAGCCCGGCACGGCGCTGGCTATCAATCACACCATCATCCCGCGTGATGCCTGGGCACATTCTGCCGTGCGGGATGGTGATGACATTTTATTGTTTCAGGCAATCGCAGGAGGTTGA
- a CDS encoding HesA/MoeB/ThiF family protein produces MLDDQAFMRYSRQLLLEDIGQEGQQKLAASRVLLVGLGGLGSPAALYLAAAGVGTLLLADHDTLHISNLQRQILYRNADLSHPKAVLARHALEAINPLVKTVTLTTRLEGESLTTEVAQADLVLDCCDNMTTRHAVNAACVAAQKPLISASAVGFSGQLLVLTPPYPHGCYACLYPDATEPQRNCRTAGVLGPVVGVMGTLQALEAIKLLCGLPSPLDGKLRLFDARQQQWTTLQLARSATCPVCGGRA; encoded by the coding sequence ATGCTCGATGATCAGGCATTTATGCGCTACAGCCGCCAGCTGTTACTGGAGGATATCGGCCAGGAAGGGCAACAGAAACTGGCGGCCTCCCGCGTGTTGCTGGTTGGGCTGGGTGGGCTGGGCTCACCGGCAGCACTCTATCTGGCGGCCGCGGGGGTTGGCACCCTGCTGCTGGCGGACCACGACACCCTACACATCTCTAACCTGCAACGACAGATTCTCTACCGTAATGCAGACCTGTCACACCCTAAAGCCGTGCTGGCCCGCCACGCGCTGGAAGCGATTAATCCGCTGGTGAAAACCGTCACGCTGACCACCCGGCTTGAAGGCGAATCGCTGACCACCGAGGTAGCGCAAGCCGATCTGGTACTGGACTGCTGCGACAACATGACTACCCGTCACGCGGTCAATGCGGCCTGCGTCGCGGCGCAAAAACCGCTGATTAGCGCCAGTGCGGTAGGGTTCAGCGGCCAGTTGCTGGTACTGACACCCCCTTACCCGCACGGCTGCTACGCCTGTCTCTACCCGGATGCGACGGAGCCCCAACGCAACTGCCGCACCGCCGGTGTCCTTGGCCCGGTGGTCGGCGTGATGGGTACCTTGCAGGCGCTGGAAGCGATCAAATTACTGTGCGGATTACCCTCTCCACTGGACGGCAAGTTACGGCTGTTCGATGCACGCCAGCAGCAATGGACCACGCTGCAACTGGCACGCTCGGCCACCTGTCCGGTATGTGGAGGGCGGGCATGA
- the thiE gene encoding thiamine phosphate synthase, protein MTRAFLTTDARLGLYPVVDSVIWIERLLDAGVRTLQLRIKDQPAEQAEPDIIRAIALGRQYQARLFINDYWQLAVRHQAYGVHLGQEDLDTADLAAIHAAGLRLGVSTHDDAELARAVALSPSYIALGHIFPTQTKAMPSAPQGLVELARHIRALNGRFPTVAIGGISIDRVPAVLETGVGSIAVVSAITQAADWRAATATLLQLIEGREA, encoded by the coding sequence ATGACCCGCGCGTTTCTCACCACCGACGCCCGGCTGGGGCTTTATCCGGTGGTCGATAGCGTGATATGGATTGAACGCCTGCTGGATGCGGGGGTTCGTACCCTCCAGCTACGCATCAAAGACCAGCCAGCAGAGCAGGCCGAGCCTGACATTATCCGGGCGATTGCCCTTGGCCGTCAGTATCAGGCCCGGCTGTTCATCAACGATTACTGGCAACTGGCCGTCAGGCATCAGGCATACGGCGTACACTTGGGTCAGGAGGATCTTGATACCGCCGATCTGGCGGCAATCCACGCCGCCGGGTTACGTCTGGGCGTATCAACCCATGACGATGCTGAGCTGGCACGCGCCGTCGCCCTGTCGCCGTCCTACATTGCGCTGGGCCATATTTTCCCGACCCAAACCAAAGCCATGCCATCGGCACCGCAAGGTCTGGTGGAATTGGCTCGCCATATTCGCGCGTTGAACGGGCGCTTTCCCACCGTGGCTATCGGCGGTATCAGCATTGACCGGGTACCCGCCGTGCTGGAAACCGGGGTCGGCAGCATCGCCGTAGTCAGCGCCATCACTCAGGCCGCTGACTGGCGCGCCGCGACCGCGACGTTACTGCAATTGATCGAAGGACGGGAGGCGTAA
- the thiC gene encoding phosphomethylpyrimidine synthase ThiC yields the protein MSTESKLSTELTASGEKTPSGRREQRAAAQQFIDTLRGSTFPNSQRIYLTGSRLDIRVPMREIQLSPTLVGGSRDNPRYEPNEAVPVYDTAGPYGDPAVTPDVHRGLGKLRADWIAERDDTETLSHVSSGFTQQRLADSGLDHLRFEHLPHPRRAKAGRRVTQLHYARQGVITPEMEFIAIRENMGRERIRGEVLRQQHPGHSFGALLPDDITPEFVRQEVAAGRAIIPANINHPESEPMIIGRNFLVKVNANIGNSAVTSSIEEEVEKLVWATRWGADTVMDLSTGRYIHETREWILRNSPVPIGTVPIYQALEKVNGIAENLTWELFRDTLLEQAEQGVDYFTIHAGVLLRYVPMTAKRLTGIVSRGGSIMAKWCLSHHQENFLYQHFREICEICSAYDVALSLGDGLRPGSIQDANDEAQFAELHTLGELTKIAWEYDVQVMIEGPGHVPMQMIRRNMTEELEHCHEAPFYTLGPLTTDIAPGYDHFTSGIGAAMIGWFGCAMLCYVTPKEHLGLPNKNDVKQGLIAYKIAAHAADLAKGHPGAQIRDNAMSKARFEFRWEDQFNLALDPETARAYHDETLPQESGKVAHFCSMCGPKFCSMKITQEVRDYAARQEAQPIDVGMANMSAEFRARGSELYHTATSLPQEER from the coding sequence ATGTCTACCGAATCCAAACTGTCCACGGAGCTGACGGCTTCTGGAGAAAAAACACCGTCCGGTCGTCGTGAACAACGTGCTGCTGCTCAACAGTTCATCGATACGCTGCGCGGCTCAACCTTCCCAAACTCACAGCGGATTTATTTGACCGGTTCACGCCTAGATATTCGCGTGCCCATGCGGGAAATTCAGCTAAGCCCAACGCTGGTGGGCGGTAGCCGCGACAATCCACGCTATGAACCTAACGAAGCGGTGCCGGTTTATGATACCGCCGGTCCCTACGGCGACCCGGCCGTCACGCCAGATGTACACCGTGGGCTTGGTAAACTGCGGGCCGACTGGATTGCCGAACGTGACGACACGGAAACCTTATCGCACGTCAGTTCCGGTTTTACCCAACAGCGGCTGGCGGATAGTGGTCTCGACCACCTGCGTTTTGAACACCTGCCGCACCCCAGACGTGCCAAAGCGGGACGCCGCGTCACCCAGTTGCACTACGCCCGTCAGGGAGTCATCACGCCAGAGATGGAATTCATCGCCATCCGCGAAAATATGGGACGTGAGCGTATTCGCGGCGAGGTTCTGCGCCAGCAGCATCCGGGCCACAGTTTTGGTGCGTTGCTGCCGGACGACATCACACCGGAATTCGTGCGTCAGGAAGTCGCGGCCGGGCGTGCGATTATCCCCGCCAACATTAATCACCCGGAATCGGAGCCGATGATCATCGGTCGTAATTTTCTGGTGAAGGTGAACGCCAATATCGGCAACTCTGCGGTGACCTCTTCGATTGAGGAAGAAGTCGAGAAACTGGTGTGGGCAACCCGCTGGGGTGCGGACACAGTAATGGACTTATCCACCGGGCGCTATATTCATGAAACCCGCGAGTGGATCCTGCGCAACAGCCCGGTGCCAATCGGCACCGTGCCTATCTATCAGGCGCTGGAAAAGGTCAACGGCATCGCGGAAAACCTCACCTGGGAACTGTTCCGCGACACCTTGCTGGAACAGGCCGAACAAGGGGTAGATTATTTCACCATCCATGCCGGTGTGTTGTTGCGCTATGTCCCGATGACCGCCAAACGCCTGACGGGCATTGTGTCGCGCGGCGGCTCCATCATGGCGAAATGGTGCCTGTCGCACCATCAGGAAAATTTCCTCTACCAGCATTTCCGCGAAATTTGCGAAATCTGTAGTGCCTATGACGTCGCCCTGTCACTGGGTGATGGTCTGCGCCCCGGCTCGATTCAGGACGCCAATGACGAAGCGCAGTTCGCCGAACTGCACACGCTGGGCGAGCTGACTAAAATCGCCTGGGAATATGACGTGCAGGTAATGATCGAAGGCCCCGGTCATGTCCCGATGCAGATGATCCGCCGCAACATGACCGAAGAGCTGGAACACTGCCATGAAGCGCCGTTCTACACGCTGGGCCCGCTCACCACGGATATCGCGCCGGGCTATGACCATTTCACGTCGGGTATCGGTGCGGCGATGATCGGCTGGTTCGGCTGCGCCATGCTGTGCTACGTCACCCCGAAAGAACATTTGGGCCTACCGAACAAAAACGACGTTAAACAAGGGCTTATCGCCTATAAGATCGCGGCTCACGCCGCCGATCTGGCGAAGGGGCACCCCGGCGCGCAGATCCGCGATAACGCCATGTCCAAGGCACGCTTTGAATTCCGCTGGGAAGACCAGTTCAATCTGGCGCTGGACCCGGAAACCGCTCGCGCCTACCACGATGAAACCCTGCCGCAGGAATCTGGCAAAGTCGCGCATTTCTGCTCGATGTGCGGGCCGAAATTCTGTTCGATGAAGATTACACAGGAAGTACGTGACTACGCCGCCCGTCAGGAAGCGCAACCGATCGATGTCGGCATGGCAAACATGTCCGCCGAATTCCGCGCTCGCGGTAGCGAGCTGTACCACACCGCTACCAGCCTGCCGCAGGAGGAACGCTGA
- the nudC gene encoding NAD(+) diphosphatase, giving the protein MEVTLKGEESGWWVVYHRHQIWLPQGELPKGTAAQWQLQQRSARQVGEWLGEPVWLVLQEKANDMGSVRELLSQDAGLFQLAGRAVQLAEFYRSHRFCGYCGHEMSASTTELACLCHHCKERYYPQIAPCVIVAIRHHDSILLAQHLRHKGNMYTTLAGFVEVGETLEQAVAREVMEESNVRVKNLRYVSSQPWPFPHSLMMAFMADYDGGELKHDPSELRDANWFRYDRLPELPPPGTVARRLIEDTVVLCREADQ; this is encoded by the coding sequence ATGGAAGTGACGCTAAAAGGTGAAGAAAGCGGGTGGTGGGTGGTATATCACCGCCACCAGATCTGGCTGCCTCAGGGCGAGTTACCGAAAGGAACAGCAGCGCAGTGGCAGTTGCAACAGCGTTCTGCCCGTCAGGTTGGCGAATGGCTGGGGGAGCCGGTCTGGCTGGTGCTACAGGAAAAGGCGAACGACATGGGGTCGGTACGCGAACTGCTGAGTCAGGATGCCGGGTTGTTCCAGTTGGCGGGCCGTGCGGTGCAACTGGCGGAATTCTACCGTTCGCACCGATTTTGCGGTTACTGCGGCCATGAAATGTCAGCCAGTACTACTGAGCTGGCCTGCCTGTGTCACCACTGCAAAGAGCGTTACTATCCGCAAATCGCCCCTTGTGTAATTGTGGCTATCCGCCATCACGACAGTATTCTGCTGGCGCAGCATTTACGCCACAAAGGCAATATGTACACCACACTGGCCGGTTTCGTTGAAGTGGGGGAAACGCTGGAACAGGCGGTAGCGCGGGAAGTGATGGAAGAGAGCAATGTTCGCGTCAAAAACCTGCGTTATGTCAGTTCACAGCCGTGGCCGTTCCCGCATTCGTTGATGATGGCGTTCATGGCCGATTATGACGGCGGAGAACTGAAGCATGACCCATCTGAACTGCGGGATGCTAACTGGTTTCGCTATGACCGCTTGCCGGAATTGCCGCCACCGGGTACGGTAGCCCGGCGTTTGATTGAAGACACGGTCGTACTGTGCCGTGAGGCTGATCAGTGA
- the hemE gene encoding uroporphyrinogen decarboxylase, giving the protein MTDLKNDRYLRALLRQPVDVTPVWMMRQAGRYLPEYRATRSQAGDFMSLCKNAELACEVTLQPLRRYNLDAAILFSDILTVPDAMGLGLYFEAGEGPRFTSPVTCHADVKKLPIPDPELELGYVMNAVRTIRRNLAGAVPLIGFSGSPWTLATYMVEGGSSKAFTVIKKMMFAEPHTLHLLLDKLADSVTLYLNAQIRAGAQAVMIFDTWGGALSGPAYREFSLHYMHKIVDGLQREHDGRRVPVTLFTKGGGQWLEAMADTGCDALGLDWTTDIADARRRVGDRVALQGNMDPSMLYAPPARIEQEVATILAGFGSGNGHVFNLGHGIHQDVPPEHAGVFVEAVHRLSAPYHQDMA; this is encoded by the coding sequence ATGACTGATCTGAAAAATGATCGCTATTTGCGTGCGCTGTTGCGCCAGCCTGTGGATGTGACTCCGGTATGGATGATGCGTCAGGCAGGGCGTTACCTGCCTGAGTACCGTGCGACCCGCTCGCAAGCCGGTGATTTTATGTCGCTGTGCAAGAATGCCGAATTGGCCTGTGAAGTGACGTTACAGCCGCTACGGCGCTACAACCTTGATGCCGCTATCCTGTTTTCCGATATTCTCACTGTGCCGGATGCGATGGGGTTGGGGCTCTATTTTGAAGCGGGGGAAGGGCCGCGCTTTACCTCACCGGTGACCTGCCATGCCGATGTGAAAAAATTGCCGATACCGGACCCGGAACTTGAACTGGGTTACGTGATGAACGCGGTACGGACTATTCGCCGCAATCTGGCTGGCGCGGTCCCGCTAATCGGTTTTTCCGGCAGTCCATGGACGCTGGCGACGTATATGGTTGAAGGCGGTAGCAGCAAAGCCTTTACCGTCATCAAAAAAATGATGTTTGCCGAGCCGCATACGCTGCATTTACTGCTGGATAAGCTGGCGGATAGCGTCACACTTTACCTGAATGCCCAGATTCGAGCTGGGGCGCAGGCGGTGATGATTTTTGATACCTGGGGTGGCGCACTCAGTGGCCCGGCTTACCGTGAATTTTCGCTACACTACATGCATAAAATTGTCGATGGCTTGCAGCGTGAACATGATGGTCGTCGTGTACCGGTGACGTTGTTTACCAAAGGCGGCGGTCAGTGGCTGGAAGCGATGGCGGATACCGGTTGTGACGCGTTGGGGCTCGACTGGACGACGGATATTGCCGACGCACGGCGTCGCGTGGGAGACCGGGTTGCGCTACAGGGCAACATGGACCCGTCGATGCTGTATGCACCGCCAGCTCGTATTGAGCAGGAGGTCGCCACCATTCTGGCGGGCTTCGGTTCTGGCAATGGCCATGTGTTTAACCTGGGGCATGGTATCCATCAGGATGTGCCGCCGGAGCATGCCGGTGTTTTCGTTGAAGCGGTACACCGTTTATCCGCACCGTATCATCAGGACATGGCCTGA
- the nfi gene encoding deoxyribonuclease V (cleaves DNA at apurinic or apyrimidinic sites): MDIPALRAEQCDKAALVVRHDDVPFEQPTLIAGADVGFEQEGAVTRAAVAVLAYPSLQLVEYQIARIPTVMPYIPGFLSFREYPALMAAWEQLQHRPDLLFVDGHGVSHPRRLGVASHFGLLVNVPTIGVAKRRLCGQFSPLADAAGSRQPLLDKNEQIGWVWRSKVRCNPLFVSTGHRVGMDSALQWVMRCMSGYRLPEPTRWADAVASNRPAFQRWQREAGL; encoded by the coding sequence ATGGATATACCCGCATTGCGCGCCGAGCAATGTGACAAAGCGGCGTTGGTCGTTCGTCACGATGATGTCCCTTTTGAACAACCAACGCTGATTGCCGGCGCGGATGTCGGTTTTGAGCAAGAAGGCGCGGTAACCCGTGCCGCGGTGGCGGTGCTGGCTTATCCATCGCTACAACTGGTGGAATACCAGATTGCGCGCATTCCGACGGTGATGCCTTACATCCCCGGTTTTTTGTCGTTTCGTGAGTATCCAGCGCTGATGGCGGCATGGGAACAATTACAACACCGGCCAGATTTGCTGTTTGTCGATGGACATGGCGTGTCTCATCCTCGTCGTCTGGGGGTGGCCAGTCATTTTGGTCTGCTGGTCAACGTGCCGACGATCGGTGTTGCCAAGCGCCGATTGTGCGGGCAGTTTTCGCCGCTGGCAGACGCAGCAGGCAGTCGGCAGCCATTGCTGGATAAAAATGAGCAGATCGGCTGGGTATGGCGTAGCAAGGTGCGCTGCAACCCGTTGTTCGTCTCCACCGGTCATCGTGTCGGTATGGACAGCGCGTTGCAGTGGGTTATGCGTTGCATGAGCGGGTATCGTCTGCCGGAGCCGACCCGCTGGGCGGACGCCGTGGCATCAAACCGTCCGGCGTTTCAACGCTGGCAACGTGAGGCCGGGCTGTAG